CGAATACTGAGCTTGGTGGTTGGCAGACTAGCTGGTCTATTTTTTATTGGGCATGGTGGATTGCTTTTGCGCCCTTTGTCGGTATGTTTTTGGCGCGTATCTCTAAAAACCGTACCATTCGCGAGTTTGGCCTAATTGGTATCGTCGCGCCTAGCCTGACGCTCTTTATTTGGTTCTCTTTGATTGGTGGTACGGGTATTGATTTGGAGCTAAGCGGTATCGCTGGTGGTCAGATATTTGACTCAGGAGTGACTGCGCAGCTGTTTGAGATTATAGGCTTTATGCTGCAGCCCACTATGGCTATCGCTGTATCTGTTATGGTCGTTGTACTACTACTCACCTACTTAGTCACCTCGGCTGATTCCGCGATATTAGTCGTCAATATCATCAATGCAGCAGGCGAGATCAAAGTCAAAGATAGAACCAAACATATCTTGATCTGGATTGTGGCTTTGACCGCTGTGATAGCTGCTTTATTATTAGCTGGCGGACTCAATGCCATTACCTCAGCAATGATTATTGCTGCTATCCCGTTCTCATTTATTATTATTTTAATGGCGATTAGCTTACTAAAAGCTTTGATTTTAAATAGTATGCGAGCGAAAAAGTAATAAAGGCAACTAAAGTATTGCTTATGTTGATTAATATAAGCAATGCTTTACTTTTTAAATCAAAGTGACAGTGTATGTAGCAAGAAAACTGCAGGTGGATATTCATTTGATTAAGGACTGCACTTTTACTGTCTAGCAGCCAAGCTTACTGAATATACCTATAGCCCTCACTTAACCATCTATTTGCCTAATCTCATCGATAATATAGCTAGTACGGCTAGCGTCTTCACACCCCTTCATATTACCTTCACGAAAGCATGGCATTAAAAACTTTTGTTGTTTCTTTAAAACTAATTCCATACAAATTATAATGGATTGTTAACAATACTATGGGCTTTACTATGAGATACTATGAAGTACAGCTGTAAACTCATTTACTGAGTGCTACATTTATTAATTATGGAGAGGATTGACTATGTCACAAGCAAATGTATCAGACAAAAAGGTCGCTTTAGTAACAGGGGCACTTGGTGGCATTGGTACTGCTATCTGTGACAAACTACTAGCGGCTGATTACCATATTATCGCGACCTTAAGTAAAGAGGATCCAGAGCGTACCAAAAAATGGTGTGAAGAAAACAAACTCGATTCGGACAACATTGAATTTGTGGCCGTTGATCTTAGCGATCACGAAACAGCAATGGCAGCCATTCAGCAAGCTATTGATAAGTATGATACTATTCATGCCTTGATAAATGGCGCAGGTATCACTCGTGACAGTAGCTTTAGAAAAATGAGCTTTGAGCAGTGGAAAGAAGTCATTGATACCAATTTAACTTCTCTCTACACCGTTGTTCATCCGGTCTTTACCAAAATGCTTGAACAAAAAACAGGACGCATTGTCAATATTAGTTCTATAAATGGCTTACGTGGTCAGTATGGTCAAACAAATTACTCTGCCACTAAAGCTGGTATTATTGGCTTTACCAAAGCCCTAGCTTATGAAGGTGCCTCATCAATGGTAACCGCAAACGTGGTCGCTCCTGGATACACCCATACCCCTATGGTAGAAAGTGTACCCGACCACATTATGGACAAAATCAAACAAACTATTCCGATGAATCGCTTGGCAAGCCCAAACGAAATTGCTGCCGCTTGTATGTACCTTATCAGTGAAGAAGCTGTATTTGTCACCGGTGAGACTATATCAGTTAACGGCGGCCAATATATGTCTTAATACAGACATTAAGTAGTATCTTTTTAACCACTCATTTAATGAGTATGTTACTTAATCCCTTTACCCCTCATTTACTTTTAACCCCTAATACATGGAGAAATAACATGTCACAGCAGACCCCTCAAGATTATATGAATCAGTTCAATGAGAGCACCCAAAAGATGTTCGAACCTTGGACCAAACTGAATCAAGCTTTTTTAAAAAATGCTGAAATGATGACCGAGTTCTCACTCAACACTATTAAATCCTACGCAGAGATGGGTTTAGAGAATATGCGTCAAGTTTCTGAGATAGACTCTCCTGAGTCTGCTGAGAACTTCAGTAACAAACAAGCTGAAATGATTAATAATATCAGTCAAAAAATGCTAGCAGATGCACAGCGTATGACTGAGCTTGGTAGTAGCATGCATGATGAGATTATGCAGGTTATGGGCGACGTTTACGGTCAAACTAACGAGCAAATGCAAGCTAATATGCAAAAAACGGCAGACCAAGCTTCGAAGACAGCTCAAGAATATACAGCAAATATGAGCAAAATGGCTGAGCAAGCGACTGAGCAAGCCTCAAAAGCTGCAAAAGCGGCTACCAGTAAAAATACCGATACTAAAAAGACTAATAGTAGTAGCAATACCAGTAGCAGTAGCACTAATACTGGAAAGTCTGCTAATAAATAATTATAACTACTATAAACATAGTGATTATCAATAAACTTAATCGTTGGTATTGCCGTCCTATCGACTGTCACCAGCGAAATATTACATAATCATGATACTCATGTAGTGGTAATATTTAATGATTACAACTATTTAAGAGGTGGGTTAGCAAGTACTTTCCCGCCTTTTTTCTATTGTACTAGCAGTGTATGTACCTGCTCTTTTGTATAACCGAAATATAAACAGGGATGCCAATATGACCAACCAGCGATCTGATGATTCCTCAAACCAAGACCATACCAAAACTAATCCACACGACTCACGCCAAGACAGCAAAAACCAAGACAATGAGAGTCATAGCGCAACCAACAATTCTTTTGATTTCACTAGTTTTGGCCAGTATTATTTAAATCAATTGAATCAAATTAATGAATTGAACCAGTCTTTTTTTAATCAAGCTGTTCTTAATCAACCTGATCCTCATACACCTAAGCAAGCCTTAAACCCATTTGAAGCCAATATGAAACTGTGGCAAGACTCCATGAGCCAGTTCAGTGGTTTTATGAGCCCCAAGCAAACACCAAATTCAGAGCAAAATGAACAAACCAGTCAGCAGAATCAAACTGTACAATCCAACTCTAGTCAAAATGCCTTCCAGTATATAAATGCGCTTAACGAGCTTACCCAAAGAGTTATTAGTGAAACGTTAAAGCGAACGAGCCAAGGCAACAGTAGCAATATCAGTCAATCGCTGATGTTTAACCTTGTAGACGGCTGGCAACATTTTATTACTGGAGTAACTGACAAAAGTCCAACCGCCTTAGCTGAGCAACAAACGGAATTATGGCAACAGCAGCTGCAACTGTATCAAAACACTTTGATGAAAGCGTTAGGCAATCAAACCGATCCTCTAGTTTCTCCAGAAAAAGGGGACAGACGCTTTAC
This sequence is a window from Psychrobacter jeotgali. Protein-coding genes within it:
- the phbB gene encoding acetoacetyl-CoA reductase codes for the protein MSQANVSDKKVALVTGALGGIGTAICDKLLAADYHIIATLSKEDPERTKKWCEENKLDSDNIEFVAVDLSDHETAMAAIQQAIDKYDTIHALINGAGITRDSSFRKMSFEQWKEVIDTNLTSLYTVVHPVFTKMLEQKTGRIVNISSINGLRGQYGQTNYSATKAGIIGFTKALAYEGASSMVTANVVAPGYTHTPMVESVPDHIMDKIKQTIPMNRLASPNEIAAACMYLISEEAVFVTGETISVNGGQYMS
- a CDS encoding phasin family protein, translating into MSQQTPQDYMNQFNESTQKMFEPWTKLNQAFLKNAEMMTEFSLNTIKSYAEMGLENMRQVSEIDSPESAENFSNKQAEMINNISQKMLADAQRMTELGSSMHDEIMQVMGDVYGQTNEQMQANMQKTADQASKTAQEYTANMSKMAEQATEQASKAAKAATSKNTDTKKTNSSSNTSSSSTNTGKSANK